A genomic segment from Tuwongella immobilis encodes:
- the hemP gene encoding hemin uptake protein HemP, which translates to MTESQPRPIRASESMDSESSPNTPDDAHEDVTDDAELAAASSGPTPVVNAASLFGASREIWIEHEGVRYRLRITRRNKLILQK; encoded by the coding sequence ATGACTGAATCCCAACCCCGACCGATCCGCGCTTCGGAATCGATGGATTCGGAGTCCTCCCCCAACACACCTGATGACGCGCATGAAGACGTCACCGACGACGCGGAACTCGCAGCGGCCAGCAGTGGCCCAACGCCGGTGGTCAACGCGGCGAGCCTGTTTGGTGCCAGCCGTGAAATTTGGATTGAACACGAAGGGGTTCGCTATCGCCTGCGGATCACCCGACGAAACAAGCTAATCTTGCAAAAGTAG